A window of Equus przewalskii isolate Varuska chromosome 6, EquPr2, whole genome shotgun sequence genomic DNA:
ataataagattccattgcatgaatgtactacagtttgtttacctgtgtatcttagttgcttccaatttttggcaattataaataaagctctataaacattcttgtgttTGCCTTTGTGTGAAcagaagttttcaactcatttgggtaagaTGTGTAGGTGGGTggttgctggatcacatggtaagattatgtttagttttataagaaactgcaaaaccGTCTTTCAGAATGATGTAATACtttgcattcacaccagcaatgaatgacagttcctatttcttcacatcctcaccagcattcgGTGTTGTCAATGGTTTGCATTTTCtatggtgatatctcattgttgttttagtttgtaATTCCTTAATGACAAATGATATTCaacatcttttcctatgtttattgttatttatataGCTTCTTTGGTCACTTGTCTATTGatcttttgtccactttttagctgagttgtttattttcttcttgttgagttttaaaagctctttgtatattttgtattagaatcatttatcagatatggattttgcaaatatttcatgctagtctgtggcttgtctttttgttctcttaacttactaagaaattatatatatatatatatgcagatatgtgtgtatatttgtttttttgctgagtacTTGGTGGATACTCTCAATTTGGACTTGTGACATTTTGCCCTGGGAGAAAGTCTTGTATAATTTCCTGATAAATTCCTAATTCTAATAAATtcctcttatatttttcttttttgtctttccgTAACTCCTATTAGTGAGATGTTGGTGTTCTTGGATTGactgtatattttttcctctcagtcTCCATATTTATCACTTTATCCTTTAGTTCTGCTTTCTTAAATTTGTCTCCCAAAACTTCTATTGGTTTTCCTGTCATCTCTCATATTGTTGTTTAATCTACAAATAATCTTCTATGTTCTCTGTTTCCTATTAAGAgcaatttgttcttttatcaaGACTGTAATATGACTATTTCATTAAGAGTATCAATTATGgactcattttccttttaagtctTAATCTCTGCTCTGAAGAAACTTTGTTCCACccagttaattttcttttttaatatttattttggatgTATGATTTTTGTATTGGCGGATTTAATAACATCCCTGGTAATCCTTGGCTGTCCTTCCATATTTCATGAGGAGGGACAAGGATCTAGTAGGAATTTCTATGAGCATGGCGGGATTTGTTACCTGGTCAGTTACTTTGTAGGCTGATGAGGAAGGAGCCTACCCAATTCAGTGAGTAAATACTCAGAAGCCAGTATCTGTTAGTCTTTTCTTTGGGGACAGTTTTTATAGTGAATAGCACTACAATCACTTAACTGTGGAACATCAGTCTGGTTAGCATGTTAAGAGATGAATGGGGAAAAGTTCTTCTTGGACTTCAGCAttcaatatgtattattttatgtaacCTCTCTCTTTTATATATGATATCTATTATCATATTCCTAGTATCCTTTGTATCTAATGCCCCTATGTCTGGATCATACTTGATTTAATTACTACAGAGACCAATCATTTTGCCAGAATTTAAAAAGAGTGGGTTTCTGGGTACTTTAGTAAGGAAACCTTACAAGGATGTTCACCTTTTCTGCCATTCTCAGTCCCACCTCTCTCCAGTACCTTATAAGAAATTCCTGTGTTTTTCCAGGATTGTTCTGTTcagatcatttttcttctcattggtATGCCTGTCTGCAGGCACCTAGATTTCATATTTATCtatcttgttttgtcttttaagaaTAATATCTAAAGTTtctctatttataaaatttttttccatatacaCTGAAATCTTTCCTCTTATGATGTCTCTCTGTGTACATCTGTAGCTTTAGTGGATTATAGAAAgcagcagaaataaaaacatatatttaacatACCAGGATTACCTGTAAATTGACACTTTGATATtccttaaatttgtattttattattaaattaagtataaaaagatacataaataaagataaaacttgaTTAATTGCCgcaaaattaatgaaatcttATAACCAACACTCTGACCAAGAATGAGAACACTACCAGCATCCCAAAAGCTAACATAGATTCTGATTCACTAGGGCTTGACTGGAGCTCAAGGTTCTGCACTTCctacaagctcccagatgatgctgaggCTACCGGATCAGAAACCACACTTTTAGTAGAAAAGTTTTAGGACAACAATTCCCACTGTAATGGAATTCTTGGTTAGGTTggtattattttacaaatttctaTGAGAGTCATTCTAGAAAATGGATGCATTTTCTAGAGATGTCCATTTATTATTCTAGCAAAGTCTCCCTTTTTCAAGTAGTGGTCCCAAATATCTTAGAGTACAGAGACACAACCTCAGGTAGAAAATCTTCTAAGtctatttaacaataaaatttgTTAGACCAAGGAAGATTAAGAGGTACACTATACAGTGAGCATCTGCATGTGAATTTATTATCAGCAGATTGTTTTTACTAAAACATGTTTCCTCCTTTCTAAGAATCCCTGATGTCTCCCATTCTGGACCTTAGCTTTTTGACGTGAGACCAAAATGAACACCAACTGAGCCTGGACTTTCTGATTTTCTGCATTCTAGTTCTGTCACCTCACCCCTTAGCTTTCTCCTTATTAGTTGTGAGGTCATTTAAGGCAGCAGTGTACAATGACATGACAGTTTACctataacaaaagcaaaaagaagagattgTGTGTTTCCCTAAACTCACTGTGGCTGTTTTTGTAATGTTTCCTACCCAGGCTGGATAGTAGCCTTGCAGGCCTTATAACGAAGTCAGGTCAACTTCTACAGGTTACTATTTCTCACCGGCTCTTCAGGCCGCCACATTGACCACAGCCCCAGAGACTGCCTAATTCACGTATAACAGCTTTCTGATTCCTTAGGAGTTTGCTTTCTGGAATCTATGGAGGAAAGTTTCTGCTAGTTTCTCAAAAGGCTGAGAAATGCCAGATGGTGCTTTTAACACCAGTGTTAAGTTTATCTATTCTAAATATCAGGACCTGAGTTGATGACTCTGAAATTGCCTTTCCTTCTCCGGAATAGGTTTGGTTATTTTATAAGTTAGTGTTACAATATAGAAGCTTTCTAGAACATCAATCAAAAGTACAGACCTTCCAAACCTGTTCCTTTCTGTGTAAAACCAGGAATCATAAGAAATTTATTCTCATCAGCTCCTTTACTCATCTTCCTTCCTTTGGCTGACCTGCCTCCATTAGGTCAtggattttaaaactttctgaagGTTTGGCATGACCTACATATGCTTTGTTTTACACAAGTCAACAGCTGGTGGAGAATTTAGGGGATGTTTCTGACAGAATcttccacctccagccccagAAAAACTCACTTCCAGGACATAGGTTAAGATGGGACTTGTTTGTAAGTGATTCTCTGACTAcatttaaagtatgttttaaaatcaaggaTCGTGGACTCACGGCTAAATCTCTAATtataatggaatttatttttgttttagtttttctctgtttattattgttgttgctgttttgttttttaaaagacctGCATATCTCaatatattttcagagaaaagagtTTGAGCATTCTGCTACGAATCTGTTGGGTCTTCACACTGTAGATAATGGGGTTCATCAAAGGTGGGAAAAGGATGTAGATGTTGCCCATAAGGACATGGACGATGGGGGAGAGATGCTTGCCAAAACGGTGGACCATTGTTAGGCTAATGATAGGAATGTAgaagacaaggacagcacaaatgTGGGAGATGCAGGTCTGAAATGACTTATGCCGCTCCTCTTGGGAAGCAATTGCCAGGACTGACTTAAGAATCAGGACATAGGAGAAGAGGATAAGAACAGCATCCAACAATAGTGTGCAAATGACCAGCATTAGGGCATAGTAGCTATTGAATTGGATGTCTGAGCAGGCTAGACGGAGAAGGTCCTGGTGCAGGCAAAATGAGTGAGAGAGGCTGTGGGAACGGCAATAATGGAAAAATCTCAGACGGATGATGGGGGGTGTAATAAAGAAGAAACTCCTACCTAATATGGTGAGCCCAATTTTGATAATCCTGGAATTAGTCAGGAAGGAGGAATAACGCAGTGGATTGCAAATTGCAATATATCGGTCAAAGGCCATAGTAAGGAGGACGGAGGACTCCGTGAAGGAAAGACCGTGGATGAAATAGAACTGGACGATGCAGGAATCCAAGCTGATCTCTCGAATGAACCCCCACAGAATCCCAAGCACTGTGTGCACTGTGGACAGTCCCATGCACAAGTCTGTGAGGGCCAGCATGGCCAGGAAGTAGAACACGGGCTGGTGAAGGCTGGGCTCAGTCCAGATCACGTGGAGCACCATGCAGTTACCCAACAGCACCATGGCATAGATGCTGGAGAAGGGAATGG
This region includes:
- the OR51V1 gene encoding olfactory receptor 51V1 → MIVSVSPRTNSSSFLLTGFSGLEQQYPWISIPFSSIYAMVLLGNCMVLHVIWTEPSLHQPVFYFLAMLALTDLCMGLSTVHTVLGILWGFIREISLDSCIVQFYFIHGLSFTESSVLLTMAFDRYIAICNPLRYSSFLTNSRIIKIGLTILGRSFFFITPPIIRLRFFHYCRSHSLSHSFCLHQDLLRLACSDIQFNSYYALMLVICTLLLDAVLILFSYVLILKSVLAIASQEERHKSFQTCISHICAVLVFYIPIISLTMVHRFGKHLSPIVHVLMGNIYILFPPLMNPIIYSVKTQQIRSRMLKLFSLKIY